The Ensifer adhaerens genome contains a region encoding:
- the murB gene encoding UDP-N-acetylmuramate dehydrogenase, with the protein MKQVNGQKLLESLGSGVSAVRGRITPDAPMDRVTWFRAGGLAELMFQPHDTDDLITFLKLVPAEVPVMVVGVGSNLLVRDGGIPGVVIRLSAKGFGDLELVGENRIKAGAICPDKNIAAMALDHGIGGFYFYYGIPGSLGGALRMNAGANGAETRERVVEVHAVDRQGNQHVLSNADMGYAYRHSAAAKDLIFTHAVFEGYAEDKNKIRTDMDAVRQHRETVQPIREKTGGSTFKNPEGHSAWKLIDEAGCRGMMIGSAQMSPLHCNFMINTGQATGYELEYLGETVRQRVLEHSGVRLEWEIKRIGNFMPGYEIKEFLGRGIA; encoded by the coding sequence ATGAAACAGGTCAACGGTCAGAAACTACTGGAATCGCTCGGAAGTGGCGTCAGCGCTGTGCGCGGCCGTATCACGCCGGATGCGCCGATGGATCGTGTCACCTGGTTCCGCGCCGGCGGTCTTGCCGAGCTGATGTTCCAGCCGCACGACACCGACGATCTCATCACCTTCCTGAAGCTGGTCCCGGCTGAAGTGCCGGTCATGGTTGTCGGCGTCGGCTCGAACCTGCTGGTGCGCGACGGCGGCATTCCCGGCGTCGTCATCCGGCTGTCGGCCAAGGGTTTTGGCGATCTGGAACTGGTCGGCGAAAACCGCATCAAGGCCGGCGCGATCTGCCCGGACAAGAACATCGCGGCCATGGCGCTCGATCACGGCATTGGCGGCTTCTACTTCTACTACGGCATTCCCGGCTCGCTCGGCGGCGCGCTGCGCATGAACGCCGGCGCCAATGGTGCCGAGACCCGCGAGCGGGTCGTCGAGGTGCACGCGGTCGACCGTCAGGGCAACCAGCATGTGCTGTCGAATGCCGACATGGGCTATGCCTACCGCCATTCGGCGGCGGCGAAGGACCTCATCTTCACCCACGCGGTGTTCGAAGGCTACGCCGAGGACAAGAACAAGATCCGCACCGACATGGATGCCGTGCGCCAGCATCGCGAAACGGTGCAGCCGATCCGCGAAAAGACCGGTGGCTCGACCTTCAAGAACCCGGAGGGCCACTCGGCCTGGAAGCTGATCGACGAGGCCGGCTGCCGCGGCATGATGATCGGTAGCGCGCAGATGTCGCCGCTGCACTGCAACTTCATGATCAACACCGGCCAGGCGACCGGCTACGAGCTCGAATATCTCGGCGAAACCGTGCGCCAGCGCGTGCTCGAACATTCCGGCGTCCGGCTCGAATGGGAGATCAAGCGCATCGGCAACTTCATGCCGGGCTACGAGATCAAGGAGTTCCTCGGCCGCGGCATCGCGTAA